In the Victivallis sp. Marseille-Q1083 genome, one interval contains:
- a CDS encoding endo alpha-1,4 polygalactosaminidase has product MRLIGIAAAVLLAGLQWWPETACGALPEKERKPWKEVSSYVCYYGSGRLEELAKYDVAIIMPWELSPEEIAELKRAGVWVIGYTNIGEDMLRVGDGMGAGGYASYFLDADRDGQPDVNPVWQTCYVDAGKPAWRDRVFERVLPFILDEKGCDGVFLDMVDSAVQVAPSTAGGMVHLIREIKAARPEALLVVNRGDFLLDGLAGVIDGMMIENFCGYYDFANGRWVKYTPEELAGSAWYGVRINRYRQQHDFPVFIFDFPDDGDTEFDAWLGLNCARFNFIPWRSQTDTVETKRFFPMPQRDYGDEQGRFALDFAGFCRETGVAYDEINPEPKAGNLAAAANGARVEVSSYPHVEMALNDSFAGERRPAFLQCWQSAEVAETHWAAVYLPRTAKVRTVKIYWEAPPQQITLDVRRYDEWEKVGDYPVASDEMVTELRLPAEQEAVDAVRLRQFRHQGTADHPERMAIREIEVYE; this is encoded by the coding sequence ATGAGGTTGATCGGAATCGCGGCGGCGGTACTGCTGGCCGGTTTGCAATGGTGGCCGGAAACGGCTTGCGGGGCGTTGCCGGAAAAGGAACGCAAACCCTGGAAGGAAGTATCCAGTTATGTCTGTTATTACGGCTCCGGCCGGCTGGAAGAGCTGGCGAAATACGACGTGGCGATCATCATGCCGTGGGAATTGAGCCCGGAAGAGATTGCCGAATTGAAACGGGCCGGCGTCTGGGTGATCGGTTATACCAACATCGGCGAGGATATGCTCCGCGTCGGCGACGGCATGGGTGCCGGCGGCTACGCCTCGTATTTCCTCGATGCCGACCGGGACGGCCAGCCGGATGTCAATCCGGTCTGGCAGACCTGTTACGTCGATGCCGGCAAACCGGCCTGGCGCGACCGGGTGTTCGAACGGGTTCTGCCGTTCATTCTCGATGAAAAGGGCTGTGACGGTGTTTTCCTGGATATGGTCGATTCCGCCGTACAGGTGGCGCCGTCCACGGCCGGCGGCATGGTGCATCTGATCAGGGAGATCAAAGCGGCCCGCCCGGAAGCGTTGCTGGTCGTCAACCGCGGCGACTTTCTGCTCGACGGCCTGGCCGGCGTCATCGACGGCATGATGATTGAGAATTTCTGCGGGTATTATGACTTTGCCAACGGCCGCTGGGTCAAATATACGCCGGAAGAGCTGGCCGGTTCCGCCTGGTACGGCGTCCGGATCAACCGATACCGGCAGCAGCATGACTTCCCGGTGTTCATCTTCGATTTTCCGGACGACGGCGACACCGAATTCGATGCGTGGCTCGGTCTGAACTGCGCCCGGTTCAATTTCATCCCGTGGCGTTCCCAGACCGACACGGTGGAAACGAAACGATTTTTTCCGATGCCGCAACGCGATTACGGTGATGAACAGGGCCGGTTCGCGCTCGATTTCGCCGGCTTCTGCCGGGAGACCGGCGTCGCTTATGACGAAATTAATCCGGAACCGAAAGCCGGCAACCTGGCGGCGGCGGCCAACGGGGCAAGGGTGGAGGTCAGTTCCTATCCGCATGTCGAAATGGCGTTGAACGACAGTTTTGCCGGGGAGCGGCGGCCGGCCTTCCTGCAGTGCTGGCAGTCGGCTGAAGTGGCGGAAACGCACTGGGCGGCCGTCTATTTGCCGAGGACCGCCAAAGTGCGGACTGTCAAAATTTACTGGGAGGCGCCTCCGCAGCAGATCACGCTCGATGTCCGTCGTTACGACGAATGGGAAAAAGTCGGCGACTATCCGGTCGCCTCGGATGAAATGGTCACGGAGCTGCGGTTGCCGGCTGAACAGGAAGCGGTCGACGCCGTCCGGCTCCGGCAGTTCCGCCATCAGGGAACGGCGGATCATCCGGAGAGGATGGCGATTCGCGAGATCGAAGTCTACGAGTGA
- a CDS encoding glycoside hydrolase family 2 TIM barrel-domain containing protein, with product MRETFEWAEGWSRSSDNFVDDIQENVTLPDCPVLEQEVVNTPFFGKIWYRRRFFIPAEWKKRAMQVEIDAAMQTTRVFLNGVYQFTRFGGYQRFVIPLNENILYDAENVLTLEVDNTPQPDCPPGKPWRNLDFCYYSGLYRSARLTVTEAIHISDPLAVSLTAGGGIFIRTLEAGPERALLSLRLHAVHEVDLECRWCLAELGKREFPCSLQVVVTAPDGTEVGCFGSETVNLRMNTDHTFELELPVDRPELWDVDRPALYRVECTLWAGTQAVDRRTVRYGIRTLAFQRDGFRLNGRKIELRGTNRHQEFPYVGNAAPATMQRRDAWLIKQAHYNFVRLSHYNQHPAFLDACDELGLLVIAPIPGWQYFSLNGSFVERALRDCRELIRTERNRPSVMLWEVSLNEAYPPGWLNGEFHRTAHREYPGDQCFTCGDVYGWFDDWDVLFFRPGLETDKPVLMREYGDWGFGGNNSTSRQSRGGGRTALLQQAWNFQWTYNQLRAMPGVIGGATWVMFDYNRGYHHQLEQSGDTDFFRVPKYKYHFYRSQGAGEPMVFIADDWLPREGEDKVVVFSNCDEVELLVNGRTLARRRPDNGADSPYNPERNSPGWETALLDEVDESGGVPFDGGNCHHLPHPPFTFAGIVHEPGVLRAVGYRRGEPVAEMTVRTPGPAVALECRVRTDGVEWQADGDLIFVDVCSVDADGTVVPGRSDRVTLRIDGDAVMVGSPVRSLEAGITTFLVRGRPAALTACPAE from the coding sequence ATGCGGGAAACGTTTGAATGGGCCGAAGGCTGGAGCCGGTCTTCGGACAATTTTGTCGACGACATTCAGGAAAATGTCACTTTGCCGGATTGCCCGGTGCTGGAGCAGGAGGTGGTCAACACGCCTTTTTTCGGCAAAATCTGGTATCGCCGGCGTTTTTTTATTCCGGCGGAGTGGAAAAAGCGGGCGATGCAGGTCGAAATCGACGCCGCGATGCAGACGACCCGGGTATTTTTGAATGGCGTTTATCAGTTCACCCGTTTCGGCGGTTATCAGCGTTTTGTGATTCCGTTGAATGAAAACATCTTGTATGATGCCGAGAATGTGCTGACGCTGGAAGTCGACAATACGCCGCAGCCGGATTGTCCGCCCGGCAAACCGTGGCGGAATCTGGACTTCTGTTACTATTCCGGCCTTTACCGGTCGGCCCGGCTGACGGTGACCGAGGCGATCCACATCAGCGACCCGCTGGCGGTCAGCCTGACTGCCGGCGGCGGCATTTTCATCCGGACGCTTGAAGCCGGCCCGGAACGGGCGCTGCTGTCGCTGCGTCTGCACGCCGTCCATGAAGTCGATCTGGAGTGCCGCTGGTGTCTGGCTGAACTGGGAAAACGGGAGTTTCCCTGTTCGCTGCAGGTGGTCGTCACCGCGCCGGACGGAACGGAGGTTGGCTGTTTCGGCAGTGAAACGGTCAATCTGCGGATGAATACCGATCATACTTTCGAACTCGAATTGCCGGTCGACCGCCCGGAATTGTGGGATGTCGATCGTCCGGCGCTGTACCGGGTGGAATGCACTCTTTGGGCCGGGACTCAGGCGGTGGACCGCCGGACGGTGCGCTACGGCATTCGGACATTGGCCTTCCAGCGGGACGGGTTCCGGCTGAACGGCCGGAAAATCGAACTGCGCGGCACCAACCGGCACCAGGAGTTTCCGTATGTCGGCAATGCCGCGCCGGCGACGATGCAGCGGCGTGACGCCTGGCTGATCAAGCAGGCGCATTACAACTTCGTCCGGCTGTCGCACTACAACCAGCATCCGGCTTTTCTGGATGCCTGCGACGAATTGGGACTGCTGGTCATTGCGCCGATTCCCGGCTGGCAGTATTTCAGTTTGAACGGCAGCTTTGTCGAACGGGCGTTGCGCGACTGCCGGGAGCTGATCCGGACGGAACGGAACCGGCCGAGCGTCATGCTCTGGGAAGTTTCGCTGAATGAGGCGTATCCGCCCGGCTGGTTGAACGGCGAGTTCCATCGGACCGCACATCGGGAGTATCCCGGCGACCAGTGCTTTACCTGCGGCGATGTCTACGGCTGGTTCGACGATTGGGATGTGCTGTTCTTCCGGCCCGGTCTGGAAACCGACAAACCGGTCTTGATGCGGGAATACGGCGATTGGGGCTTCGGCGGCAACAACAGTACGTCGCGGCAGAGCCGGGGCGGCGGCCGCACCGCACTGTTGCAGCAGGCGTGGAATTTTCAGTGGACCTACAATCAATTGCGGGCGATGCCCGGCGTGATCGGCGGCGCCACCTGGGTGATGTTCGATTACAACCGCGGTTATCACCACCAGTTGGAACAATCCGGCGATACCGATTTTTTTCGGGTGCCGAAGTACAAATACCACTTCTACCGCAGCCAGGGCGCCGGGGAACCGATGGTGTTCATCGCCGACGACTGGCTGCCGCGGGAGGGGGAGGACAAAGTGGTGGTCTTCTCGAACTGCGACGAAGTGGAGTTGCTGGTCAACGGCCGCACTCTTGCCCGCCGCCGGCCGGATAACGGAGCGGATTCGCCGTACAATCCGGAACGGAATTCACCCGGCTGGGAAACCGCTTTGCTCGACGAGGTCGACGAATCCGGCGGAGTGCCGTTCGACGGCGGCAACTGCCATCACCTGCCGCATCCGCCATTCACCTTTGCCGGGATCGTCCATGAGCCGGGCGTATTGCGGGCGGTCGGTTACCGCCGCGGCGAACCGGTCGCCGAAATGACGGTGCGCACGCCCGGACCGGCAGTGGCACTGGAGTGCCGGGTACGGACCGACGGCGTCGAGTGGCAGGCGGACGGCGACCTGATTTTTGTCGATGTCTGCAGCGTGGATGCCGACGGCACGGTTGTGCCCGGGCGGTCGGATCGGGTGACGCTGCGGATTGACGGCGACGCGGTCATGGTCGGCAGTCCGGTGCGGAGCCTGGAGGCCGGCATCACGACTTTCCTGGTCAGGGGGCGGCCGGCCGCGCTGACCGCGTGCCCGGCGGAATGA
- a CDS encoding ABC transporter substrate binding protein encodes MKRLPLVLILVCCCCALRADQQHSKRPEKNILVLVSYHLTHDWTRQLTAALEEHTGDLPVRLHFNFVEFDAIRIHDADGNEKKLRTCLEWVASGNYDMIVVLDDPVIDLLLAHYAELPAGLPIVVAGYEYPPPDLKEKYPNVTGVIQHFNTEGLFRLALALYPDTREFLILSDSSPMSLEFERRLKAENLNIDGVKFSFVNNADRSLKAIFNQIENLPEESLVLLSPWRGLYGNDYQTLEAFAVDLSRFCKRPFLVSGNTMIGYGALGGYVTDPIEHGRETAAVIREVIEKGGAESIPLVQGKVLPEFDYQVMRDNRLDFGKLPPDAILRNRPPSYWEKHRHQAIGVGTMVLLVLSGAAAYGVAVRRTLQRSRKLYEVLPARIGVLNREEKILYMNGVDAHTANSDRAKRLCDIMDIDYPKISAAVREVFLTGQKRTLDYEIRSVKRVMTLAPISRRLFGQEAVVWFSHDNAELQDARKQAEAYAAQLKHSVRMWDIVTNSLPIHIFAKDADDDFKYIFTNVSQQQFFGLSADELQGKTDFDIFPAELAGQLRREDEENMRDLEHGFDNIIRLERRDGRIASLQITRYPFVGEDGSRWLLGAAFDVTELEEAKHRAEENADWFKLTLDSIGDGVLTTDVDGRVMMLNPVAERMLGVTLAEAAGRPHEEIFHIVGSPDGSSSPIARTLRTGATVEQAGHTDLLSCNGWRYHISDSAAPIRSHGGELSGAILVFRDVTEEYVKRNQLRDALTSLEYASELTCSASFRMNLRTREIAGSKLLPELWPLRGDKAIPREEFVLPEDVENYIRVSNRILNRECEISTWDYRSDFFGELRYFRMRASIDWSVPEEPYLLGVIQDITEITHSIGRLKETMELWELVINSIPIMFFAKDADHDFRYVLCNQAYADFLCRSREEILGRTDAELFCRPEDAAWFHRKDLEIMAKPEGEEFEESCTGPQGNVLQCKTMKKPFLGLDGRRLLLGAFSDISELKHLIASERFNSEVLAYTVGEPDFGRVLEYIADRLKRQMAGDRVVLARCNGEGRLRLEREWLSAGSPSIRGAGLERLYRAWDEYCRLMRDGRILRFADLAENELAEPGAACGTCSQIVAPIFEESRLWGALFVCYAGRRRTFSDADEWILRSCSNVIALALAREKQAQKIKRSEREMQLILDNIDIPISLHAADGKLLHVNTAVCRMTGLETEALLASPESEVFYLGTTPPADSPLKQIIAGKKSASADLCVDCRQYIIHADAVIDDHGKLINIVKSATEVTELNALIKNQSVINFCLETLLRESDMQKAIFLALRAVCHHIGASRSYIFQFDTDRKTISCFIEYAEPGRATVFGKVKDQPYDTRPDWEGRFAGQESIAIESIVDQAGQEGLGESWVEMATRYSMCSLYANRIMLDSKFWGYIGLVYEDHPHAINAREVDFIRSVAHFIEAMLDRWQAQTQLLEALQKAQAADKAKSFFIASVSHEIRTPLNSVIGFSELLREGQVSPQEQKEYVDNIAYSGNALLQLINDVLDLSKLEAGQVVLVPTPTDFGGLGREVMKVFSFRAAERNVALQVEMPQLPELELDKQRIRQILFNLIGNAVKFTERGSIVLRAEFVPADGERGILRFSVADTGIGIAEKDRKRLMEPFVQLSNLRGTNAANNGTGLGLAISKRLAEAMGGRLWLESELGKGSTFGVTLHGVKFHRTRHPEAVTPARPEEEDAGEPVSILIVDDVEMNLQVMKAMCAKAGLTDVVAVASGPAALAELEKRRFDLVMTDLWMPGMNGAELAQKIHADRRFAALPIISVTADVEAQNNFAQDHFACVLLKPVTLAKVQQVVEAVRKKTAKLIRRA; translated from the coding sequence ATGAAGCGGTTGCCACTCGTACTGATACTGGTGTGCTGCTGTTGCGCGTTGCGGGCGGATCAGCAGCACTCCAAACGGCCGGAGAAGAATATTCTTGTCCTGGTGTCATATCACCTGACCCATGATTGGACCCGGCAGCTCACTGCCGCGCTGGAGGAGCATACCGGCGATCTGCCGGTCCGACTGCATTTCAATTTCGTCGAATTTGACGCCATCCGCATCCACGATGCCGACGGCAATGAGAAAAAGCTCCGGACCTGCCTGGAATGGGTGGCATCCGGCAATTACGATATGATCGTCGTCCTGGATGATCCGGTGATCGATTTGCTGCTGGCTCACTACGCGGAGTTGCCGGCCGGCCTGCCGATTGTGGTTGCCGGCTATGAATATCCGCCGCCGGATTTGAAGGAAAAATATCCGAATGTGACCGGCGTCATCCAGCATTTCAATACCGAAGGATTGTTCCGGCTTGCTCTGGCGCTTTACCCGGACACCAGGGAATTTCTCATCTTGTCCGATTCCAGTCCGATGAGCCTGGAATTCGAACGGCGTTTGAAAGCGGAGAATTTGAACATCGACGGCGTCAAATTCTCCTTTGTCAACAATGCGGACCGGAGCCTGAAAGCCATTTTCAATCAGATTGAAAATTTGCCGGAAGAATCGCTGGTGCTGCTGTCGCCGTGGCGCGGACTTTACGGCAACGATTATCAAACGCTGGAAGCCTTCGCCGTCGATCTGAGTCGTTTCTGCAAACGTCCTTTTCTGGTCAGCGGCAATACGATGATCGGTTATGGCGCGCTGGGCGGCTACGTGACCGACCCGATTGAACACGGCAGGGAGACTGCCGCAGTCATCCGGGAGGTGATCGAAAAAGGCGGCGCCGAGTCGATTCCGCTGGTTCAGGGCAAAGTGCTGCCGGAATTCGATTACCAGGTCATGCGCGATAACCGGCTGGACTTCGGCAAGCTGCCGCCGGACGCCATCCTGAGGAACCGGCCGCCGTCCTATTGGGAAAAACATCGGCATCAGGCAATCGGCGTCGGAACGATGGTGTTGCTGGTTTTGTCCGGTGCGGCGGCCTACGGCGTGGCGGTGCGCCGCACCCTGCAGCGAAGCCGCAAACTTTACGAGGTGCTGCCGGCCCGGATCGGGGTGTTGAACCGCGAGGAGAAAATTCTCTATATGAACGGGGTGGACGCCCATACGGCGAATTCGGACCGGGCGAAAAGACTCTGCGATATTATGGATATCGATTACCCGAAAATCTCCGCTGCGGTCCGGGAAGTCTTCCTTACCGGTCAAAAACGGACGCTCGACTATGAGATTCGTTCGGTGAAACGGGTGATGACGCTGGCGCCGATTTCCCGCCGGTTGTTCGGCCAGGAGGCGGTCGTCTGGTTTTCTCACGACAACGCCGAATTGCAGGATGCCCGCAAACAGGCCGAAGCGTATGCCGCCCAATTGAAACATTCGGTGCGGATGTGGGATATCGTCACCAATTCGCTGCCGATTCATATTTTTGCCAAAGACGCCGACGATGACTTCAAATATATATTCACCAATGTTTCCCAGCAGCAATTTTTCGGTTTGAGCGCGGATGAACTGCAGGGGAAGACCGATTTCGATATCTTCCCGGCGGAACTGGCCGGACAACTGCGGCGGGAGGATGAGGAGAATATGCGCGATCTCGAGCACGGCTTCGACAATATCATCCGGCTGGAACGCCGGGACGGCAGGATTGCCTCCCTGCAGATCACCCGTTATCCGTTCGTCGGGGAGGATGGTTCCCGGTGGCTGCTGGGCGCCGCTTTCGATGTGACGGAACTGGAAGAAGCCAAGCATCGCGCCGAGGAGAATGCCGATTGGTTCAAATTGACGCTGGACTCGATCGGCGACGGCGTGCTGACCACCGATGTGGACGGCAGAGTCATGATGCTCAATCCGGTTGCCGAGCGGATGCTGGGCGTCACGCTGGCCGAAGCGGCCGGCCGGCCGCATGAGGAAATTTTTCACATCGTCGGCTCTCCGGACGGTTCGTCTTCGCCGATCGCCCGGACGCTGCGGACCGGCGCCACGGTCGAACAGGCCGGCCACACCGATCTGCTGTCCTGCAACGGCTGGCGCTACCATATTTCCGACAGCGCCGCGCCGATTCGCAGCCACGGCGGAGAACTTTCCGGGGCGATTCTGGTCTTTCGCGACGTGACCGAGGAATATGTCAAGCGCAACCAGCTTCGCGACGCGCTGACCAGTTTGGAATACGCTTCGGAGCTGACTTGTTCCGCGTCGTTCCGGATGAATCTCCGTACCCGGGAAATTGCCGGCAGCAAACTTTTGCCGGAGCTGTGGCCGTTGCGCGGCGACAAAGCGATTCCGCGCGAGGAGTTCGTGTTGCCGGAGGATGTCGAAAATTATATCCGCGTTTCCAATCGGATTTTGAACCGGGAATGCGAAATATCCACCTGGGATTACCGTTCCGATTTCTTCGGAGAGTTGCGTTATTTCCGCATGCGCGCCTCGATCGATTGGAGCGTCCCGGAGGAACCCTATCTGCTCGGCGTGATTCAGGACATCACCGAAATCACCCACAGCATCGGCAGGCTCAAGGAGACGATGGAGCTTTGGGAATTGGTCATCAACTCGATTCCGATCATGTTTTTCGCCAAGGATGCCGACCATGATTTCCGCTATGTGCTGTGCAACCAGGCGTATGCCGATTTCCTCTGCCGCAGCCGGGAAGAAATCCTCGGACGGACCGATGCGGAATTGTTTTGCCGGCCGGAGGATGCCGCCTGGTTCCACCGGAAGGATCTGGAGATCATGGCCAAGCCGGAAGGGGAGGAATTCGAGGAGTCCTGTACCGGGCCGCAGGGCAACGTGCTGCAATGCAAAACGATGAAAAAGCCTTTCCTCGGCCTTGACGGCCGGCGCCTGCTGCTCGGCGCTTTCAGCGATATCAGCGAGCTCAAGCATCTGATCGCCAGCGAGCGGTTCAACAGCGAAGTGCTGGCCTACACGGTCGGCGAACCGGATTTCGGTCGCGTCCTCGAATATATCGCCGACCGGCTGAAACGGCAGATGGCCGGCGACCGGGTGGTGTTGGCCCGCTGCAACGGGGAAGGCAGACTGCGCCTTGAGCGGGAATGGCTTTCGGCCGGTTCGCCGTCCATTCGTGGCGCCGGACTCGAACGGCTTTACCGCGCCTGGGACGAATATTGCCGCCTGATGCGGGATGGCCGGATTTTGCGGTTTGCCGATCTTGCAGAGAACGAATTGGCGGAGCCCGGCGCGGCTTGTGGCACTTGTTCGCAGATTGTGGCGCCGATTTTCGAGGAAAGCCGGCTGTGGGGAGCCCTTTTCGTCTGTTATGCGGGGCGGCGCCGGACATTCTCCGACGCGGATGAGTGGATATTGCGTTCCTGTTCCAACGTGATTGCGCTGGCGCTGGCGCGGGAGAAGCAGGCGCAGAAGATCAAACGCTCCGAACGTGAAATGCAGTTGATCCTCGACAACATCGACATTCCGATTTCGCTCCATGCCGCCGACGGCAAGCTGCTTCACGTCAATACCGCGGTCTGCCGGATGACCGGATTGGAAACGGAGGCGCTGCTGGCTTCGCCCGAGAGCGAGGTTTTCTATCTCGGCACCACGCCGCCGGCCGATTCGCCGTTGAAACAAATCATCGCCGGCAAGAAGTCCGCTTCCGCCGATTTATGCGTTGACTGCCGGCAGTACATCATCCATGCCGATGCGGTCATCGACGATCACGGCAAATTGATCAATATCGTCAAGAGCGCCACCGAGGTCACCGAGCTGAATGCACTGATCAAAAATCAGAGCGTCATCAACTTCTGCCTGGAAACCCTGTTGCGTGAAAGCGATATGCAGAAAGCGATTTTTCTGGCGCTGCGGGCGGTCTGCCACCACATCGGCGCTTCCCGCAGTTATATTTTCCAGTTCGACACCGACCGGAAAACCATTTCCTGTTTCATCGAATATGCCGAACCCGGCCGGGCGACCGTTTTCGGCAAAGTCAAAGATCAGCCGTACGACACCCGGCCGGATTGGGAGGGGCGGTTCGCCGGGCAGGAGAGCATTGCCATCGAGAGCATCGTCGACCAGGCCGGCCAGGAGGGACTGGGCGAATCCTGGGTGGAGATGGCGACCCGTTATTCGATGTGTTCGCTTTACGCCAACCGGATTATGCTCGACTCGAAATTCTGGGGATATATCGGCCTGGTCTACGAGGACCATCCGCATGCGATCAACGCGCGCGAAGTGGACTTCATCCGCTCGGTGGCCCATTTCATCGAAGCGATGCTCGACCGCTGGCAGGCGCAGACGCAGTTGCTCGAGGCGCTGCAGAAGGCGCAGGCCGCCGACAAAGCCAAGAGTTTTTTCATCGCCAGCGTCAGCCATGAAATCCGGACGCCGCTGAACTCGGTGATCGGATTCTCCGAACTGCTCCGCGAAGGGCAGGTTTCGCCGCAGGAGCAGAAGGAGTACGTCGACAACATCGCCTACAGCGGCAATGCGCTGCTGCAACTGATCAATGATGTGCTCGATCTGTCCAAACTGGAAGCCGGGCAGGTGGTGCTGGTGCCGACGCCGACCGATTTCGGCGGGCTGGGGCGGGAAGTGATGAAGGTCTTTTCCTTCCGGGCGGCCGAGCGGAACGTGGCGCTGCAGGTGGAAATGCCGCAACTGCCGGAATTGGAGCTGGACAAGCAGCGCATCCGCCAGATTCTGTTCAATCTGATCGGCAATGCGGTTAAATTTACGGAACGCGGTTCGATTGTGCTCCGGGCGGAGTTCGTGCCGGCGGACGGCGAACGGGGCATCTTGCGTTTCTCGGTTGCCGATACCGGTATCGGAATTGCCGAAAAAGACCGGAAACGCCTGATGGAGCCGTTCGTTCAACTTTCCAATCTGCGCGGCACCAATGCGGCCAACAACGGAACCGGTTTGGGGCTGGCGATTTCCAAGCGGTTGGCGGAGGCGATGGGCGGCCGGCTGTGGCTGGAGAGCGAGCTCGGCAAAGGCAGCACCTTCGGCGTCACCTTGCACGGGGTCAAATTTCATCGCACCAGGCATCCGGAAGCGGTGACGCCGGCCAGGCCGGAAGAGGAGGACGCCGGCGAACCTGTTTCGATTTTGATTGTCGACGATGTGGAAATGAATCTGCAGGTCATGAAGGCGATGTGCGCCAAAGCCGGCCTGACGGATGTCGTTGCCGTCGCCTCCGGGCCGGCCGCGCTGGCGGAGTTGGAGAAGCGCCGTTTCGATCTGGTGATGACCGACCTGTGGATGCCGGGGATGAACGGCGCCGAATTGGCGCAGAAAATTCACGCCGACCGGCGTTTCGCCGCGCTGCCGATCATCTCCGTCACCGCCGATGTCGAGGCGCAGAACAATTTCGCCCAGGACCATTTCGCCTGTGTGCTGCTGAAACCGGTCACCCTGGCGAAAGTGCAGCAGGTGGTCGAGGCGGTCCGGAAGAAAACCGCCAAGCTTATCAGGCGCGCTTGA
- a CDS encoding class I SAM-dependent methyltransferase — protein sequence MDIPLEQKSSVEEIRERFDHDVERFSNLDSAQVSIADAPLLMELITAAAIRVTPDVRQLLDIGCGAGNNTLKLLQLKRGIDCDLLDLSRPMLLKAQERVQAANSGKVRIIQADFRTAELADGSYDVILAAAVLHHLRDTGDWETAFRRLHRLLRPGGSVWITDLVCHEIGAVQQMMWQRHGAYLAQIGGETYRQNIFDNVAREDSPRSVVFQLELLKKAGFAQVELLHKNSCFAAFGAVKRA from the coding sequence ATGGATATCCCACTTGAACAAAAAAGCTCCGTCGAGGAAATTCGTGAACGGTTTGACCATGATGTCGAACGGTTCAGCAATCTGGATTCCGCCCAGGTTTCGATCGCCGATGCGCCGTTGCTGATGGAACTCATCACCGCCGCGGCAATCCGCGTCACGCCCGATGTCCGGCAACTGCTGGACATCGGCTGCGGCGCCGGCAACAATACGCTGAAACTGCTGCAGTTGAAGCGTGGAATCGATTGCGATCTGCTGGACCTCAGCCGGCCGATGCTGCTCAAAGCGCAGGAACGAGTTCAAGCGGCAAACTCCGGCAAGGTCCGAATCATCCAGGCCGATTTCCGGACCGCCGAACTGGCCGACGGCAGTTACGATGTCATCCTGGCCGCCGCGGTGCTGCACCATCTGCGCGACACCGGCGACTGGGAAACGGCGTTCCGCCGGCTCCACCGGCTGCTCCGGCCCGGCGGCAGCGTCTGGATTACCGACCTGGTCTGCCATGAAATCGGTGCCGTGCAGCAAATGATGTGGCAGCGCCACGGCGCTTACCTGGCGCAAATCGGCGGCGAAACCTACCGGCAGAACATTTTTGACAACGTCGCCAGGGAAGACTCGCCGCGTTCAGTGGTCTTTCAACTCGAGCTGCTGAAAAAGGCCGGCTTCGCCCAGGTGGAGCTGCTGCACAAAAATTCCTGCTTCGCCGCTTTCGGCGCCGTCAAGCGCGCCTGA
- a CDS encoding cupin domain-containing protein — translation MLHARIGRRIAAFRRERNISIKTFSEWSGISTALVSELERGIGNPSLSVLQRLAATLEVPLASLFAEEIDNAALICRKADRVRLHHPNETEAAYDNLTPGPLQSNVELLLLTLVPHGETNHEFSRHFEEEIAYVVDGEAWMVFEQEEFPLSAGDSIRILPSRRHKLRNETDRPVKVLFIKSKPAW, via the coding sequence GTGTTGCACGCCAGGATCGGCCGCCGGATTGCGGCATTCCGCCGGGAGCGGAATATTTCCATCAAGACATTTTCGGAATGGAGCGGCATCAGTACCGCCTTGGTTAGCGAACTGGAGCGGGGAATCGGCAATCCGAGTTTATCGGTGCTGCAGCGGCTGGCGGCGACGCTGGAAGTGCCGCTGGCATCGCTGTTTGCCGAAGAGATCGACAACGCCGCCTTGATCTGCCGCAAAGCGGACCGGGTGCGTCTCCACCATCCGAACGAGACGGAAGCCGCCTACGACAACTTGACGCCGGGACCGTTGCAGTCGAATGTTGAGCTGCTGCTGCTGACGCTGGTGCCGCATGGCGAGACGAACCACGAGTTCTCCCGGCACTTTGAAGAGGAGATCGCCTATGTCGTCGATGGGGAAGCCTGGATGGTTTTTGAACAGGAGGAGTTTCCGTTGTCGGCGGGAGACAGCATCCGGATTCTGCCGTCCCGCCGCCATAAACTGCGCAATGAGACCGACCGGCCGGTCAAGGTGCTTTTCATCAAGAGCAAGCCGGCCTGGTAG
- a CDS encoding GntR family transcriptional regulator, whose amino-acid sequence MRKRTPKGEANKYIVRSHLMSELGNGKYQIGSRLPTEMELAKQFNISRAQVHWAVRQLELAGQQ is encoded by the coding sequence ATGCGCAAGAGAACGCCCAAAGGAGAGGCCAATAAATATATCGTCCGCAGCCATCTGATGTCGGAACTCGGCAACGGCAAATATCAGATCGGCAGCCGCCTGCCGACCGAGATGGAACTGGCGAAACAATTCAACATCAGCCGGGCCCAGGTTCACTGGGCGGTCCGGCAATTGGAACTGGCCGGTCAGCAGTGA